From Pseudomonas asiatica, the proteins below share one genomic window:
- a CDS encoding LLM class flavin-dependent oxidoreductase — protein MAKQILLNAFNMNCIGHINHGLWTHPRDTSTQYKTLDYWTSLARLLERGLFDGLFIADIVGTYDIYGQSLDVTLKESIQLPVNDPLLLVSAMAAVTRHLGFGLTANLTYEAPYLFARRLSTLDHLSHGRVGWNIVTGYLDSAARAMGLAQQPEHDRRYDQADEYLQVLYKLLEGSWAEDAVVADRQQRVYARPDRVRKVNHQGEFYKVDGYHLCEPSPQRTPVLFQAGSSQRGLAFAGNHAECVFISGQDKAATRAQVDKVRAAAQAAGRDPQAVKVFMGITVIVAATEQQAQAKHAEYLRHASAEAGVAHFAASTGIDFAAYALDEPIAFSQGNAIQSATRQLQDNVWTRRRLLQQHALGGRYVTLVGAPEQVAEQLIAWVDETGLDGFNLTRTVTPESFEDFIDLVIPQLQQRGRYKTAYAEGTLREKLFQADHPHLPADHPGSAYRFTSTPAPTGALHHA, from the coding sequence ATGGCCAAGCAGATCCTGCTCAATGCTTTCAACATGAATTGCATCGGGCACATCAACCACGGCCTGTGGACCCACCCACGGGACACCTCGACCCAGTACAAGACCCTGGACTACTGGACCAGTCTGGCGCGGCTGCTGGAGCGCGGCTTGTTCGACGGGCTTTTCATCGCCGACATCGTCGGCACCTACGACATCTACGGCCAGTCGCTGGACGTCACCCTCAAGGAGTCGATCCAGCTGCCGGTCAACGACCCGCTGCTGCTGGTCTCGGCCATGGCCGCCGTCACCCGCCACCTGGGCTTCGGCCTTACCGCCAACCTCACCTACGAAGCGCCGTACCTGTTCGCTCGCCGCCTTTCCACCCTGGACCACCTGAGCCATGGCCGAGTGGGCTGGAACATCGTCACCGGCTACCTCGACAGCGCCGCCCGGGCCATGGGCCTGGCGCAGCAACCCGAGCATGACCGCCGCTACGACCAGGCCGACGAGTACCTGCAGGTGCTGTACAAGCTGCTGGAAGGCAGCTGGGCTGAAGATGCCGTGGTCGCCGACCGCCAGCAGCGCGTCTATGCCAGGCCCGACAGGGTGCGCAAGGTCAACCACCAGGGCGAGTTCTACAAGGTCGACGGCTACCACCTGTGCGAACCCTCACCGCAGCGTACACCGGTACTGTTCCAGGCCGGCAGCTCGCAGCGTGGCCTGGCCTTCGCCGGCAACCATGCCGAATGCGTGTTCATCAGTGGCCAGGACAAGGCCGCCACCCGCGCCCAGGTCGACAAGGTGCGCGCCGCCGCCCAAGCCGCTGGCCGCGACCCGCAAGCGGTCAAGGTGTTCATGGGCATCACGGTGATCGTCGCCGCCACCGAGCAGCAGGCCCAGGCCAAGCATGCCGAGTACCTGCGCCATGCCAGCGCCGAGGCCGGGGTCGCGCACTTCGCAGCGTCCACCGGCATCGACTTCGCCGCCTACGCCCTGGACGAGCCGATTGCCTTCAGCCAGGGCAACGCCATCCAGTCGGCCACGCGCCAGTTGCAGGACAACGTCTGGACCCGCCGGCGCCTGCTGCAGCAGCACGCCCTGGGTGGCCGTTACGTGACCCTGGTCGGCGCGCCCGAGCAGGTGGCCGAACAGCTGATCGCCTGGGTCGATGAAACCGGTCTGGACGGTTTCAACCTGACCCGCACCGTAACCCCGGAAAGCTTCGAGGACTTCATCGACCTGGTCATCCCGCAGTTGCAACAGCGTGGCCGCTACAAGACCGCCTATGCCGAAGGCACCCTGCGCGAAAAACTGTTCCAGGCCGACCACCCGCATTTGCCCGCCGACCACCCTGGCTCGGCCTACCGCTTTACCTCTACCCCTGCCCCGACTGGAGCCCTGCACCATGCTTGA
- the tcyL gene encoding cystine ABC transporter permease: MIAESLQLVVDSAPFLLKGAGYTVLLSVGGMFFGLVLGFALALMRLSKILPLNWLARVYVSFFRGTPLLVQLFVIYFGMPQIGIELDPIPASLIGLSLNMAAYICEILRAAISSIDRGQWEAAASIGMTRVQAMRRAILPQALRTALPPLGNSFISLVKDTALAATIQVPELFRQAQLITARTFEVFTMYVAVAVIYWVLCSILAHFQNRMEARVNQHDQEH; the protein is encoded by the coding sequence ATGATCGCTGAAAGCCTGCAACTCGTTGTCGACTCCGCGCCCTTCCTGCTGAAGGGCGCGGGCTATACAGTGCTGCTCAGTGTTGGCGGCATGTTCTTCGGCCTGGTGCTGGGCTTTGCCCTGGCACTGATGCGGTTGTCGAAGATATTGCCCCTGAACTGGCTGGCGCGGGTCTACGTGTCGTTCTTCCGCGGCACGCCGCTGCTGGTGCAGCTGTTCGTCATCTACTTCGGCATGCCGCAGATCGGCATCGAACTCGACCCGATCCCGGCTTCGCTGATCGGCCTGTCGCTGAACATGGCCGCCTACATCTGCGAAATCCTGCGCGCGGCGATTTCCTCGATCGACCGTGGCCAGTGGGAAGCTGCAGCCAGTATCGGCATGACCCGCGTCCAGGCCATGCGCCGGGCGATCCTGCCCCAGGCCTTGCGCACCGCACTGCCGCCGTTGGGCAACAGCTTCATCTCGCTGGTCAAGGACACTGCCCTGGCGGCAACCATCCAGGTGCCCGAGCTGTTCCGCCAGGCCCAGCTGATCACCGCACGCACCTTCGAAGTGTTCACCATGTACGTGGCGGTGGCGGTCATCTACTGGGTGTTGTGCAGCATCCTCGCGCACTTCCAGAACCGCATGGAAGCGCGAGTCAACCAGCATGACCAGGAGCATTGA
- the tcyN gene encoding L-cystine ABC transporter ATP-binding protein TcyN, whose amino-acid sequence MIEVKGLTKRFKGQTVLNGIDLTVQPGEVVAIIGPSGSGKTTFLRCLNLLETPDAGQIQIGDISIDANRPLGGQQSAIRRLRQQAGFVFQNFNLFPHRTALENVIEGPVIVKKTPREQAIELGRRLLAKVGLAGKEDAYPRRLSGGQQQRVAIARALAMEPEVILFDEPTSALDPELVGEVLATIRGLAEEKRTMIIVTHEMSFARDVANRVIFFDKGVIVEQGEAKALFAAPKEERTRQFLRKFLGTAASE is encoded by the coding sequence ATGATTGAAGTCAAAGGCCTGACCAAGCGGTTCAAAGGCCAGACCGTGCTCAACGGTATCGACCTGACAGTACAACCCGGCGAAGTGGTGGCCATCATCGGCCCCAGCGGCTCGGGCAAGACAACCTTCCTGCGTTGCCTGAACCTGCTGGAAACACCCGATGCCGGGCAGATCCAGATTGGCGATATCAGCATCGACGCCAACCGCCCGCTGGGTGGGCAGCAAAGTGCGATTCGCCGCTTGCGCCAGCAGGCCGGGTTCGTGTTCCAGAACTTCAACCTGTTCCCTCATCGCACCGCCCTGGAAAACGTGATCGAGGGGCCGGTGATCGTCAAGAAGACACCCCGCGAGCAGGCGATCGAACTGGGCCGGCGCCTGCTGGCCAAGGTCGGCCTGGCCGGCAAGGAAGACGCCTACCCGCGGCGCCTGTCCGGTGGCCAGCAACAACGGGTGGCCATCGCCCGCGCCTTGGCCATGGAGCCGGAGGTGATCCTGTTCGACGAGCCGACCTCGGCGCTGGACCCCGAACTGGTGGGTGAAGTGCTGGCGACCATCCGCGGCCTGGCCGAGGAGAAGCGCACCATGATCATCGTTACCCACGAGATGAGCTTTGCCCGCGATGTGGCGAACCGGGTGATCTTCTTCGACAAGGGCGTGATCGTTGAGCAGGGCGAGGCCAAGGCGCTGTTTGCGGCGCCGAAGGAAGAGCGTACCCGGCAGTTCTTGCGCAAGTTCCTGGGGACTGCTGCCTCCGAGTAA
- the epsC gene encoding serine O-acetyltransferase EpsC produces the protein MSEQSSSGHWQLQSIVTGLRGAREQWRTRNGRSSGEQGGRELPSREAMRHILEQLCGALFPMRLGPVDLREESEDFYVGHTLDAALTALLAQARLELRYAARQSKGELAGVDAHALSLVQGFAAALPGLRVLLDTDVLAAYHGDPAARSVDEVLLCYPGILAIIHHRLAHHLYQAGLPLLARISSELAHSATGIDIHPGAQIGPSFFIDHGTGVVIGETAIIGERVRIYQAVTLGAKRFPSDESGTLHKGLPRHPIVEDDVVIYAGATVLGRITIGKGSTIGGNVWLTRSVPAESNITQANLQLDCQDKN, from the coding sequence GTGAGCGAACAATCTTCATCCGGGCACTGGCAGTTGCAGAGCATCGTCACCGGCCTGCGCGGCGCCCGTGAACAATGGCGCACCCGCAATGGCCGCAGCAGCGGCGAGCAGGGCGGGCGTGAGCTGCCTTCGCGCGAAGCGATGCGGCACATCCTGGAGCAACTGTGCGGCGCACTGTTCCCCATGCGCCTTGGCCCGGTCGACCTGCGCGAAGAAAGCGAAGACTTCTACGTCGGCCATACGCTGGATGCCGCCCTGACCGCCCTGCTGGCCCAGGCCCGCCTGGAGCTGCGCTACGCCGCACGACAAAGCAAGGGCGAACTGGCCGGCGTCGATGCTCATGCGCTGAGCCTGGTGCAGGGATTCGCCGCCGCCCTGCCGGGCCTGCGCGTGCTGCTGGACACCGACGTTCTGGCCGCCTATCACGGCGACCCGGCTGCGCGCAGTGTCGATGAAGTGCTGCTGTGCTACCCGGGCATCCTGGCGATCATCCACCATCGCCTGGCGCACCATCTGTACCAGGCCGGCCTGCCGCTGCTGGCGCGGATCAGCTCGGAGCTGGCGCATTCGGCCACGGGGATCGACATTCACCCCGGGGCGCAGATCGGCCCGAGCTTCTTCATCGACCACGGTACCGGCGTGGTGATTGGCGAAACCGCGATCATCGGCGAGCGTGTGCGCATCTACCAGGCGGTGACCCTGGGCGCCAAGCGCTTCCCCAGCGATGAATCGGGCACCTTGCACAAGGGGCTGCCACGCCACCCGATCGTTGAGGACGATGTGGTGATCTATGCGGGGGCCACGGTGCTGGGGCGGATCACCATCGGCAAAGGCTCGACCATTGGCGGTAATGTGTGGCTGACTCGCAGTGTGCCGGCCGAGAGCAACATTACCCAGGCCAACCTGCAGCTGGATTGCCAGGACAAGAACTGA
- a CDS encoding MetQ/NlpA family ABC transporter substrate-binding protein, translating into MLDKLFRPVAAIALSLGLSASALAAEPLKIGTTSAFAIPLEAAVEEAHKQGLEVKLVEFSDWIAPNVSLNSGDIDVNYFQHIPFLENAKAAAGFNLVPYAPGIINNVGLYSKKCKSFADLPEGASVAIANDPINSGRGLQLLAKAGLITLKPGVGYKATEDDIVANPKKLKILQVEAVQLVRAYDDADLVQGYPAYIRLANSFDAGSALLFDGLENKEYVIQFVIRPQSKDDPRLAKFVDIYQHSPVVRAALDKAHGKLYQAGWEG; encoded by the coding sequence ATGCTTGATAAATTGTTCCGGCCCGTCGCGGCCATTGCCCTCTCCCTCGGTCTGTCCGCCAGCGCGCTGGCTGCCGAACCGCTGAAGATCGGCACCACCTCGGCCTTTGCCATCCCGCTGGAAGCCGCAGTGGAAGAAGCGCACAAGCAAGGCCTTGAAGTGAAGCTGGTCGAGTTCAGCGACTGGATCGCACCCAATGTCAGCCTCAATAGCGGCGACATCGACGTGAACTACTTCCAGCACATCCCGTTCCTGGAAAACGCCAAGGCAGCCGCAGGCTTCAACCTGGTGCCCTACGCCCCGGGCATCATCAACAACGTCGGCCTGTACTCGAAAAAGTGCAAGAGCTTCGCCGACCTGCCCGAAGGCGCCAGCGTGGCCATCGCCAACGACCCGATCAACAGCGGCCGTGGCCTGCAGCTGCTGGCCAAGGCCGGGCTGATCACCCTCAAGCCGGGGGTCGGCTACAAGGCCACCGAGGACGATATCGTCGCCAACCCGAAAAAACTGAAAATCCTTCAGGTCGAGGCCGTACAGCTGGTTCGCGCCTATGACGACGCCGACCTGGTGCAGGGCTACCCGGCCTACATCCGCCTGGCCAACAGCTTCGACGCCGGCTCCGCACTGCTGTTCGACGGCCTGGAGAACAAGGAGTACGTGATCCAGTTCGTCATTCGACCGCAAAGCAAGGACGACCCACGCCTGGCCAAGTTCGTCGACATCTACCAGCACTCGCCAGTGGTGCGCGCAGCCTTGGACAAAGCCCACGGCAAGCTCTACCAGGCCGGTTGGGAGGGCTGA
- a CDS encoding SfnB family sulfur acquisition oxidoreductase: MTTNIITSDTQALKVAEEVARHLRRDSALRDRERRLPHAELELFTRSGLWAISVPKAFGGAGVSNITLAKVIARIAQADGSLGQIPQNHFYGLEVLRVNGTPEQQQRFYAEVLAGNRFGNALAELGTKTANDRTTRLSRDGDGFRINGRKFYSTGAIYAQRIPTSVVDEQGVQHLAFVPADSQGLQVIDDWSGFGQRTTGSGSVVFDNVYVSAADVVPFQSAFERPTPVGPLAQILHAAIDTGIARAAYEDALHFVRTRSRPWVDSGLDKASDDPLTLKSFGHLAIRLHAAEALLERAGEYLDRARDDSTAENVAAASIAVAEARAISTEISLAAGTTLFELGGSQATLAEHNLDRHWRNARVHTLHDPVRWKYHAIGNYYLNDANPPRRGTI; encoded by the coding sequence ATGACTACAAACATCATCACCAGCGACACCCAGGCCCTGAAAGTTGCCGAAGAAGTCGCCCGACACCTGCGCCGCGACAGCGCCCTGCGCGACCGCGAGCGCCGTCTGCCGCACGCCGAACTGGAACTGTTCACTCGCTCCGGCCTGTGGGCCATCAGCGTACCCAAGGCCTTCGGCGGCGCCGGCGTGTCCAACATCACCCTGGCCAAGGTAATCGCCCGCATCGCCCAGGCCGACGGCTCGCTAGGGCAGATCCCGCAAAACCATTTCTACGGCCTGGAAGTCCTGCGGGTAAACGGCACACCCGAACAGCAACAGCGCTTTTACGCCGAAGTACTGGCGGGCAACCGCTTCGGCAACGCCCTGGCCGAACTGGGCACCAAGACCGCCAACGACCGCACCACGCGCCTGTCCCGCGACGGCGATGGTTTTCGCATCAACGGCCGCAAGTTCTACTCCACCGGCGCCATATACGCCCAGCGCATTCCCACTTCGGTGGTCGATGAGCAGGGCGTGCAGCACCTGGCCTTCGTCCCGGCCGACAGCCAGGGCCTGCAGGTGATCGACGACTGGAGCGGCTTCGGCCAGCGCACCACCGGCAGCGGCTCGGTGGTGTTCGATAACGTGTATGTCAGTGCCGCCGACGTGGTGCCGTTCCAGAGCGCCTTCGAACGCCCCACCCCGGTCGGCCCGCTGGCGCAGATCCTTCATGCCGCCATCGACACCGGCATCGCCCGCGCCGCATACGAAGATGCCCTGCACTTCGTGCGCACCCGCAGCCGCCCCTGGGTCGACTCCGGCCTGGACAAGGCCAGCGATGACCCGCTTACGCTGAAGAGTTTCGGCCATCTGGCGATCCGTCTGCACGCCGCCGAAGCCTTGCTGGAGCGCGCGGGCGAATATCTGGACCGCGCCCGCGACGACAGCACTGCCGAAAACGTGGCCGCCGCGTCCATCGCGGTGGCCGAGGCCCGCGCCATCAGCACCGAGATTTCCCTCGCGGCCGGCACCACCCTGTTCGAACTGGGCGGCAGCCAGGCCACACTGGCCGAACACAACCTTGACCGCCACTGGCGCAACGCCCGCGTGCACACCCTGCACGACCCGGTGCGCTGGAAGTACCACGCCATCGGCAACTACTACCTCAATGATGCCAACCCACCACGCCGGGGGACCATCTGA
- a CDS encoding SfnB family sulfur acquisition oxidoreductase: protein MSSQPDTQFHSDLDSSPLLLPAKVLRNDTEALQAARELAEVAREQAARRDQQRKLPWAEIELFTRSGLGSISVPKAHGGPEVSFETVAEVFRLISAADPALGQIPQNQFGMLQLLRLTATEAQQAVIFRSVLDGWRIGNAGPERGTKDTLTLKARITRVGDSYRISGEKFYSTGALFAHWVAVKALDDEGRQRLAFVRRGSPGLRIVDDWSGFGQRTTASGTVLLDQVPVDADLVIDNWRQRDIPNIQGAASQLIQAAIDAGIAEAAIEDAISFVREKARPWIEAKVDRASDDPYVIADIGRLKLELHAAEALLRKAARVLDEVNAEPIDAASAARASIAVAEAKVLTTEIALQASEKLFELAGSRATLAEFNLDRHWRNARVHTLHDPVRWKYHAVGAYHLNGTLPARHSWI, encoded by the coding sequence ATGTCCAGCCAACCCGATACCCAATTCCACAGCGATCTCGACAGCTCGCCCCTGCTGCTGCCGGCCAAGGTTCTACGCAACGACACCGAAGCCCTGCAAGCAGCCCGCGAACTGGCCGAGGTCGCCCGCGAGCAGGCCGCCCGCCGCGACCAGCAACGCAAACTGCCATGGGCCGAGATCGAACTGTTCACCCGCAGCGGCCTTGGCAGCATCAGCGTACCCAAGGCACATGGCGGCCCGGAGGTGTCGTTCGAGACCGTGGCTGAAGTGTTCCGCCTCATCAGCGCCGCCGACCCGGCCCTGGGGCAGATCCCGCAGAACCAGTTCGGCATGCTGCAACTGTTGCGCCTGACTGCCACCGAGGCGCAGCAGGCGGTGATCTTCCGCAGTGTGCTTGATGGCTGGCGCATCGGCAATGCCGGCCCCGAACGCGGCACCAAGGACACCCTGACCCTCAAGGCCAGGATCACCCGCGTCGGCGACAGCTATCGCATCAGCGGCGAGAAGTTCTATTCCACCGGCGCCCTGTTCGCCCACTGGGTGGCGGTCAAGGCACTGGACGACGAAGGTCGCCAGCGCCTGGCATTCGTCCGCCGAGGCAGCCCGGGGCTGCGCATCGTCGATGACTGGTCCGGTTTCGGGCAGCGCACCACTGCAAGCGGCACCGTGCTACTCGACCAGGTCCCGGTGGATGCCGACCTGGTGATCGACAACTGGCGCCAGCGCGACATTCCCAACATCCAGGGCGCTGCCTCGCAGCTGATCCAGGCGGCGATCGATGCTGGCATTGCCGAAGCAGCGATCGAGGACGCCATCAGCTTCGTGCGCGAAAAGGCCCGGCCATGGATCGAAGCCAAGGTCGACCGCGCCAGCGACGACCCTTACGTAATCGCCGACATCGGCCGCCTGAAGCTCGAGCTGCACGCCGCCGAAGCCCTGCTGCGCAAGGCCGCGCGGGTCCTCGACGAGGTCAACGCCGAGCCGATCGATGCAGCAAGCGCAGCGCGGGCCTCGATCGCGGTGGCCGAGGCCAAGGTGCTGACTACCGAGATTGCCCTGCAGGCCAGCGAAAAGCTGTTCGAGCTGGCCGGCAGCCGCGCCACCCTCGCCGAGTTCAACCTCGACCGCCACTGGCGCAATGCCCGGGTGCACACCCTGCATGACCCTGTGCGCTGGAAGTACCACGCAGTTGGCGCTTACCACCTCAACGGCACCTTGCCTGCACGGCATTCCTGGATCTGA
- a CDS encoding methionine ABC transporter ATP-binding protein codes for MSQASALRAPTTQPLPPTAREQALRPEVNEAHVRFIGLGKTYPGQAQPALQGIDLNICHGEIFGIIGRSGAGKSSLLRTINRLEQPSQGRVLIDQVDIAPFDEDHLVALRRRIGMIFQHFNLMSAKTVWQNVELPLKVAGVAKAERQRKVRELLELVGLREKHHVYPAQLSGGQKQRVGIARALVHDPEILLCDEATSALDPETTASILELLRDINQRLGLTIVLITHEMAVIRDICHRVVVLERGEVVEQGEVWRVFGSPRHEVTRTLLAPLQARLPAALQASLRANPASRDSAVVLRLTLLGEPELSALFNDLGGRVRLLQGGVETIGEHALGQLILSVQHSPHDTHQLLERARRWAEDVEVLGHVV; via the coding sequence ATGAGCCAGGCCAGCGCGCTGCGGGCGCCCACCACACAACCACTGCCGCCAACGGCCAGGGAGCAGGCCCTGCGCCCGGAGGTCAATGAAGCCCATGTGCGCTTCATCGGCCTGGGCAAGACCTACCCGGGCCAGGCGCAACCGGCCTTGCAAGGCATCGACCTGAACATCTGCCATGGCGAGATCTTCGGCATCATCGGCCGCAGCGGCGCCGGCAAGTCATCGCTGCTGCGCACCATCAACCGCCTGGAGCAACCCAGCCAGGGCCGGGTGCTGATCGACCAGGTGGACATCGCGCCCTTCGACGAGGACCACCTGGTAGCCCTGCGCCGGCGTATCGGCATGATCTTCCAGCACTTCAACCTGATGTCGGCCAAGACCGTGTGGCAGAACGTCGAGCTGCCCCTCAAGGTGGCCGGCGTGGCCAAGGCGGAGCGCCAGCGCAAGGTACGCGAACTGCTTGAGCTGGTGGGCCTGCGGGAAAAGCACCACGTGTACCCGGCGCAGCTGTCCGGCGGGCAGAAGCAGCGCGTGGGCATTGCCAGGGCGTTGGTGCATGACCCCGAGATCCTGCTGTGCGACGAGGCCACCTCGGCGCTGGACCCGGAGACCACTGCTTCCATTCTCGAACTGCTGCGCGACATCAACCAGCGCCTGGGCCTGACCATCGTGCTGATCACCCACGAGATGGCGGTAATCCGCGATATCTGCCACCGGGTGGTGGTGCTGGAACGTGGAGAAGTGGTCGAGCAGGGTGAGGTCTGGCGGGTGTTTGGCTCACCACGCCACGAAGTCACCCGTACCCTGCTGGCACCGTTGCAAGCCAGGTTGCCAGCCGCGCTGCAAGCCAGCCTGCGGGCCAACCCGGCAAGCCGCGACAGTGCCGTGGTGCTGAGGCTGACCCTGCTCGGCGAGCCCGAACTGTCCGCCCTGTTCAACGACCTTGGCGGCCGCGTACGCCTGCTGCAGGGTGGTGTGGAAACCATTGGCGAGCATGCCCTGGGGCAGCTGATCCTGTCGGTGCAGCACTCGCCGCACGACACCCATCAATTGCTGGAGCGCGCCCGCCGCTGGGCCGAGGACGTGGAGGTACTGGGCCATGTGGTTTGA
- the tcyJ gene encoding cystine ABC transporter substrate-binding protein — protein sequence MSKFAKPLLNASLALLLGAGLLSQAFAGEQLKTIQEKGVINVGLEGTYPPFSFQDENGKLTGFEVELSELLAKELGVKAKVQPTKWDGILAALESKRLDVVINQVTISEERKKKYDFSEPYTISGIQALILKKKAEQLNIHKAADLAGKKVGVGLGTNYEQWVKKDVPQADVRTYEDDPSKFADLRNGRIDAILIDRLAALEYAQKAKDTELAGDAFSRLESGVALRKGEPELLAAINKALDKLKADGTLAKLSEKYFGADVTK from the coding sequence ATGTCGAAATTCGCCAAACCGCTACTCAACGCCAGCCTGGCACTCCTGCTGGGTGCCGGCCTGCTCAGTCAGGCCTTCGCTGGCGAGCAGCTGAAGACCATCCAGGAAAAAGGCGTGATCAACGTCGGCCTCGAAGGCACCTACCCACCGTTCAGCTTCCAGGACGAAAACGGCAAGCTGACCGGCTTCGAAGTGGAACTGTCCGAGCTGCTGGCCAAGGAGCTGGGGGTAAAGGCCAAGGTGCAGCCGACCAAGTGGGACGGCATCCTCGCCGCACTGGAATCCAAGCGCCTGGACGTGGTGATCAACCAGGTAACCATTTCCGAAGAGCGCAAGAAGAAGTATGACTTCTCCGAGCCTTACACTATCTCCGGCATCCAGGCGCTGATCCTGAAGAAGAAGGCCGAGCAGCTGAACATCCACAAGGCCGCAGACCTGGCAGGCAAGAAGGTCGGTGTAGGCCTGGGCACCAACTACGAGCAATGGGTCAAGAAGGACGTGCCGCAAGCCGATGTACGCACCTATGAAGACGACCCGAGCAAGTTCGCCGACCTGCGCAACGGCCGCATCGACGCCATCCTGATCGACCGCCTGGCCGCGCTGGAATACGCGCAAAAAGCCAAGGACACCGAACTGGCCGGCGATGCCTTCTCGCGCCTGGAAAGCGGCGTGGCCCTGCGCAAGGGTGAACCGGAACTGCTGGCAGCGATCAACAAGGCGCTGGACAAGCTCAAGGCTGACGGCACGCTGGCCAAGCTGTCCGAGAAATACTTCGGTGCCGATGTCACCAAATGA